The genomic region GATTATGAGGATAATGGGGACCCCGATGGGAATGGCAAAACCGCCCTGGAACCGGCATAAAGCGGATACCCCCAGAATGATCCCTCCGCCGATAGTAAAAAAAGAAGCGTTTTTGAGCATCGAAGATCTTTCATCACTATAAGCGTAAATCGTGGTGAGAAGACCGACAAAAAGAATTATTGATCCCATTGTCCATAAGCAGGCTGCAGCAATGTTGAATAATCCCGTATTCTGGCCAAAATAAATATAGGAAATATCCTGGTAACCAAAAACCAGGCAGTTCCCCAATTCTGATTGCTGAAAACGGAAAAATGCCCACTGTACATTGACCAGCAGCCAGTTCCCCCACATGTAGATGTTGAGGGGGATCAAAAAAATCAGGCACTGGAATAGCAATGAAGTCCGGTATTTATCCATAATAACCCCTGTGCCATAAGGAACATCGCTGTTTTTTGCCAGTCAGATTAATCATACCTGCAAAAAAGCAAATTGTCAGAAAAATATTAGTTGAAATTTATTCCTCGGTATGCTGGACGATCGCCAGCTGGTACATCCAGTCCATGAGCGGGTGGCATTCTTCGACAACGCACTCCAGCTCGCAACCGATACACGGGATTAATTCATCTCCTGCCAGCAGGTCGGAGGGATTGACCGGCATCTGCCGGGCTTTAAGGAGGTAGGTCTTGATCCCGTCCTTTTTGAATTCGATCCGGTCGATGAGTTCGCCCTCTTCGAGTTTCTTGACAATACGCGAGCACTTCCGGCTATCAACACCCAGCTCTTTCCAGAGCTCGCTCTGAAGAACGCCTTCAGGTTTTGACTGAATTAGTTTCAGTGCTTCATCAACAGGATCGTCCACAGTTCCACCTTTGATCATTTCAGATAACCGGTGCGATGGTCAGGATATTGTTGCCCCGGATTACAACGGTTCCAAGGCTCCTGCCCCGCTGGTTATCTACAAACTCGATCGTCTCGTCCATGTGGATATTGAGATACTCATCCACAGCAACGAGACGGCCCTGCAGTTTCCTGCCTTCGTCTTTGATCTCTACGGATATTTTTGAATCCACAAGCGCAAACACTTTTTTTATCGGCAAAACAATTCCGTTAACCATCTGCCCTAATTTGGGATGTAAGATAATTAAAGTTTGCTCATTGCACCGGTCCTTTGAGCTGTACGTACGTGTCCATGAGCAATAGAGAGAGGAAAATACTGCTGCAAAAACGAATGGGTAAGTGATAGCGAATCAAAAAAAAATTGCATTGTAGAAACAGGCATGAACGGGAGTTCACACCCGAACCATGAAAAACAAGTTTGTGATATTCCCCCGCCTCAGGGCCTCTCTTCAGGCACGGCGGGGCAAGGAGGTTTTAGAATATTTAGACCTCAAACGCCGCGGGGGCGCCCCGTCGGGGGCGGCGACGTTCATCATTACCGGGGGTATGGGGGTCTCAACCCCCATTATCATATCTTGAGAACACGATTTTCATATGAAACCTTTTTTCACGTAATATATTGCCCCCCCTCTTGCGCCACCAGTCCCCCGTTGGGGGACGGGCGCAGTGCGATAGACCGAGTAAGGTTACAGGTAATACGTTTCGCAATAGGGGGTGCCCCAGTGGCGGGGGCAAAGCCCCAGGGAGCGTCAGAGTTTTCTAAATGATTTCTCCAGAGCAAAAAAGATTATTCGGGAATCGGCGCCCAGCGTGCCCTGAGATCTTTTTCAACGGCAGGCAGGGTGGTGTACTCCATTTCCTCTAATGAAAGACGATGGGGTTCAAAGGGCCCTTGTGATCGGATGATATCGGCAAGATCATTGCACCGGGAGCGGACCCGGTCAAATGCCGGGTCATCAAACATATCTGCAGGGCCAATCAGTTCGCCGTTGCAAATCTGGAACCCGAAGCAGATGACCCGGGGTGGACCGTCGAACCGCGTCATGTTTGCATCACACAGACCTACGGGCATAAAAGGGCCATGGTGTGATCCCCGCATCCAGCCGGCCACAAGTACCGGTGTGCAGAAGGGTTCGAGCACTTCACCAACCGCAGGAAAACCACTCTGAGAGCGGACAATCATGACCGGATCGTCCTTACCCACATACCTTCCCGCAATCAGGCTCAGGCGCTGGGTGCTGCTGGAAGCTGCAATCACACCATCCCGGGTAAACACGTGCTTGATAACGTACCGTGACGGTGCCCCGATATATGCAAGAAGACTGTAGATCTCTTCGGGGCATTTGAACATGATCATGCGCTTTTCCATGAGGTCATGGACCTCGAAAATGAAACCCTTGCGCATCGAAGGGTCTATTACCAGCCCGGAAGTATTGAAGGGATCGGCAAAAATCTTGTACAGGAAGAAGTTCCATGCACCCGGCTCGGTCTTATCTGCCATAAAAATAAGAACGGGATCACTTGCCCGCTCTTCAAATTCCATTTCTGCGACGCCGGGCCCGAGACCTTTGACATTTCCGGAAAATGCATCCGAGAGCATGTCCTGTCCTGCGCCGTAGAGTTTCATGCTCTTGGCAATTTTGGTGCATTCCATGAACACGTCCCATGCCAGCTTGTGGACTTTCTCATTGTCAACGCCATGCGTATGGGTCATGATCAGCTCGAGATCATCCCCACAGTGAGTGACTAAGCAGTCAATGAGGAGCTTGCCTTTCTGGTCCTTGAGCATCTTTGCCGCTTTTTCCAGAAGTTTCGGGTGGGTGCGGGAGTGACCGGGAAAACTTCCCACATCTGCTTTAATAACAGAAATAGTGGTTTTTGGCATACGAGATCACTATAGAATCTCTTTTATATATAAAAAAGTTACGTTGATTTTTTATTTATGGATTTTCTGACAAGAGATGCGGAACCATAGGAACTGAACGCTTTAAAAAAGACAAGACTTTCCGCATAGGCCATGGCTTCAATTGCCTGTTCGGTATCGCCGTCAACCGCATAGAGCTCCTTGAAAAATTCTTTTATGGCAAATTTGCAGTTCCCGTCAAATATCTGCGTGTCCGTTTTGCCGGGGTTTAACGGCCGGTATTTGCCAAGCGTCCATTCCTGGATACTTTTGTAGAGTGCAGGTTCATACACTTTTAATGTGGCGAATACAACATCCTGCCAGAAGGTCCCGACATTTCCTTTTATGATATCTCCTTTCGGGAAGTGCTGGTTGATGAGATCCCGGGGAGTACCGGTGATCCCATGCTGGGCTATGCCGACATGCAGGTGATTATCCCGCAATGCTTTGGCAACGGCCTGCGTCTGCGGGATATCGATGGAAAGTTGTTCAACGACATTTCCCTTGTCATCATATACGTGCCCGTGCGTGCTGCCATTGGCAATCGCAAGCACATGGGGATAAACCCCGTTTTCCTGTAATGCTTTGATAAATTCAACCGCTTCTTCCGGTCTCGTAAGAATGAGCCCGTGGCCGTCTTTTCTCCCAATTTCACCGACTTCCACTTCAAGACCGAACTCCTTTCCATTCATCCGTTTTGTGATGTAAAGGGCCAGATCCGTGGTCGCCTGGATATTCTTTTCAAGTTCTTCCCTTACGGTTTTTCCTTCAAAATTGAAGAGGTGGGAGGCATCAATGGCAAAAGATGTGTATCCAGCAGCGATCTGTGCATCGATCAACTGTTTCGTTCCATCGATCTCGGCAGGATTTCCGGTTTTAATCGATATATGATCCGCATGAAGAGCCCATATATCACACTGTGCTGCCTTTGCAGCTTCATTCATCTTTTCTGAGAATGTTTTTGGGGTGAACCCGGTATACCCTCCGCTCAGGTCACATTCAGACCTGGCAAGCTCCATAAATAGTGCAGAATCGGTATCTTTCGCTGCTTTAAAAATCCCCTGTGCGACAGTAGCAATCCGGATATTCGCAGCCATAATTATTGCTTTCCGGCCGGAAATGCCTTTCAATATTGTCGAACCGGGGATTGGGCCAAAAGTATTCTTAGTCATAGTTCCTCACTCCTGTTTCATCACCCATCAAGCATAAACTTTTCAATCAGCCGGATCTCTTCTTTACACCCGATATAAATAGGTGTGACATCGTCGATACCTTTAGGCTGGATATCCAGGATATCGCCCTTTCCATTGCTGATTGCCCCTCCCGCTTCGGCGATGATTTTTCCCATGGGGTTTGCTTCATATAATAATCTTAGTTTTCCCCGTTCCCTTCCTTTGAAGCCGGGATAGGTAAATACACCTCCCTTATGGAGAATCTGATGGACATCGGCAACAAAACAGCCACTGAACCGGAGCTTATATCCAGAATGCTCAAGATGTTCAATCCACCGTGCATGTGCAGGGAGGTAATCCCTCCTCAGGGCGCCGGGTGCATATATCTTCCCTTCCGGAATTTTGAGATCCTGGTGCCTTAAGAAAAATTCACCCGTACCGTCTTCAGCGAATTCATGAACTCCCTTGCCGGTGGTAAATGTCAGGGTTGTCAGAGGGCCGTAGAGGATATAGACGGCAGCAATCATTGTTGCGCCCTTTTCAAGGACATGGCCGGGATAGATGCCGATGATGGAACCCGTGCAGAGGTTTACATCAATAAGCGATGATCCATCCAGGGGATCGATGACAATCCCGAAATTGTTCTTCGCATCTTCAACTTCGATGATCTTATGCTGTTCTTCCGTTGCGATATAACGGACAAGCCGCGTCTGCTGTAATCCTGAAATGAACACATCATCAGCGTACATATCGAGAGCCATCTGCTCTTCGCCGTACATGTTTTTGGTCTGTTCATCTGCCGGGGTTTTCCTGATTGAACAGAAAAATCCTTTCTTCACCTGTTGAGCCTGTTTTCCTAAAAAAAGAATTAACTCCATCAGGTTTTTTTCTGTTCCTGCACGGACAAGGAAATCTTTGAGTATCATTTTTGCCATCCTCTGCAACAAAGAGCGTTACATCACAAATTATCCAAATGGATATCCATGATCTCTATGTAGTCGTTTGATGCCGTTGTTTATCAGGATTATTGTCATGCCGTAACGATCAATCCTCCCCCCATCTTACCTATCTCATGCCGAACAGACTGATACCATTTATCTGCCACCTTAACGTCACGCGCGGATAAACGAATCTGACGTGACGGATACTTTCACAGGGCCGTCATAGAGAGTAAAACGATATTAAACCTAAATTGGATTATTGAAAAAATTGCTCTGTAGAATTCATTTAGAAAACTCTGACCGCTACTATGGATATCATGTATCCATGGCCTTCTGTGGCCCAAAGGGCCATGAATAACTCTCGGGGGATTTGCCCCCGCCACTAGGGCACCCTCCGTTGCGATGACGATGTATTACCTGTAACCTTACTCGGGCTATCGCGCTGCGCCCGTCCCCCAATGGGGGACCGGTGGCGCAAGAGGGGGGCAATATATTATATAAAAAAAGGTTTTCTCCAGATCAGAAAAAACGATTGTTTCTCATTTCATCAATCATCGTATGAGTTCTCTGCCGGAATCCTGAACTTCACTTCGAGGACTCCGTTTTTGATCGAGGTCTGTATTGATCCCGGATCTACCGGGGGGAGTGAGGCAGTAATATGATACTGTCGGTCACCGCTGTCGGCATCTATAATGAGTTCATCTCCCTTTACAGCGAGATGGATTGAATCTTTGGTTGCACCCGGCAGTTCGGTGATTACCATCACTTCGTCTCCTATACGGTGCACTTCCGGTATGGGTTCTGAACCAGAACGCGCAGGGATTGTTTCAGGTTCCTCGATCTGTTCAGGAGAGTTATCACCATTCTGGATAACCACGCGGTAACCGTATACCTGCGGTATCCCGGTTCCGAAATCGCGGGCCATGCGGGCAAAGAGATGGTCAGCAAGTGTGTCCATCTCCCGGAATATATCCTGTACATCATCGTTCATTTGATTTCCTCCTTATTTTTCAGATTTTTTTGTTTTGGGGGATTCTTCTTTTTTTTCCAGTTCTCCGGTAAGTTTTTTAATGGCGGCAAAATCCTTTTTACCGTGATAGGTAGCCTTTCGAAGTGCATCAAACGCAGGACTGTCAGTGTCCTTGTGCATCATACCGGCACGGGCGAGTGCTGCTG from Methanoregula sp. harbors:
- a CDS encoding Lrp/AsnC family transcriptional regulator, whose protein sequence is MDDPVDEALKLIQSKPEGVLQSELWKELGVDSRKCSRIVKKLEEGELIDRIEFKKDGIKTYLLKARQMPVNPSDLLAGDELIPCIGCELECVVEECHPLMDWMYQLAIVQHTEE
- a CDS encoding LSM domain-containing protein — its product is MVNGIVLPIKKVFALVDSKISVEIKDEGRKLQGRLVAVDEYLNIHMDETIEFVDNQRGRSLGTVVIRGNNILTIAPVI
- the fbp gene encoding fructose-1,6-bisphosphate aldolase/phosphatase, yielding MPKTTISVIKADVGSFPGHSRTHPKLLEKAAKMLKDQKGKLLIDCLVTHCGDDLELIMTHTHGVDNEKVHKLAWDVFMECTKIAKSMKLYGAGQDMLSDAFSGNVKGLGPGVAEMEFEERASDPVLIFMADKTEPGAWNFFLYKIFADPFNTSGLVIDPSMRKGFIFEVHDLMEKRMIMFKCPEEIYSLLAYIGAPSRYVIKHVFTRDGVIAASSSTQRLSLIAGRYVGKDDPVMIVRSQSGFPAVGEVLEPFCTPVLVAGWMRGSHHGPFMPVGLCDANMTRFDGPPRVICFGFQICNGELIGPADMFDDPAFDRVRSRCNDLADIIRSQGPFEPHRLSLEEMEYTTLPAVEKDLRARWAPIPE
- a CDS encoding class II fructose-bisphosphate aldolase, which encodes MTKNTFGPIPGSTILKGISGRKAIIMAANIRIATVAQGIFKAAKDTDSALFMELARSECDLSGGYTGFTPKTFSEKMNEAAKAAQCDIWALHADHISIKTGNPAEIDGTKQLIDAQIAAGYTSFAIDASHLFNFEGKTVREELEKNIQATTDLALYITKRMNGKEFGLEVEVGEIGRKDGHGLILTRPEEAVEFIKALQENGVYPHVLAIANGSTHGHVYDDKGNVVEQLSIDIPQTQAVAKALRDNHLHVGIAQHGITGTPRDLINQHFPKGDIIKGNVGTFWQDVVFATLKVYEPALYKSIQEWTLGKYRPLNPGKTDTQIFDGNCKFAIKEFFKELYAVDGDTEQAIEAMAYAESLVFFKAFSSYGSASLVRKSINKKST
- a CDS encoding class 1 fructose-bisphosphatase, with translation MILKDFLVRAGTEKNLMELILFLGKQAQQVKKGFFCSIRKTPADEQTKNMYGEEQMALDMYADDVFISGLQQTRLVRYIATEEQHKIIEVEDAKNNFGIVIDPLDGSSLIDVNLCTGSIIGIYPGHVLEKGATMIAAVYILYGPLTTLTFTTGKGVHEFAEDGTGEFFLRHQDLKIPEGKIYAPGALRRDYLPAHARWIEHLEHSGYKLRFSGCFVADVHQILHKGGVFTYPGFKGRERGKLRLLYEANPMGKIIAEAGGAISNGKGDILDIQPKGIDDVTPIYIGCKEEIRLIEKFMLDG